In one window of Frigoriglobus tundricola DNA:
- a CDS encoding SDR family oxidoreductase, which produces MSVSLKPLREQVIVITGASSGIGLATAQAAARGGARVVLAARNEPALAEIVRDIARAGGTAVHVEADVSRREDVEKIAQVAVARFGGFDTWVNNAGQGLYGTLEQVSEGDQRRLFDVNFWSQVYGSLVAVKHLKSRGGALINIGSVASEMAFPLLGMYAATKHAVKGFTESLRMELEAERAPISVTLVKPTGIDTPFPQHAKNYMDREPRLPDPVYRPEEVAAAVLQAATRPERDVYVGTAARVMSTVGRQVPRAMDRLGERVLMGQEVRPEAPRNPEGALYKPGTGGRVRGEHPGPVLPVSVYNRADRHPILGGLLLLGVAGAAVALLSGSSRR; this is translated from the coding sequence ATGTCCGTTTCGCTGAAGCCGCTCCGCGAGCAGGTGATCGTGATTACGGGTGCCTCAAGCGGCATCGGACTGGCCACCGCGCAAGCGGCCGCACGGGGCGGGGCGCGCGTCGTCCTCGCCGCCCGCAACGAACCGGCACTGGCCGAGATCGTTCGCGACATCGCCCGAGCCGGCGGGACCGCCGTTCATGTTGAAGCGGACGTGAGCCGGCGCGAGGACGTGGAGAAGATCGCACAGGTCGCCGTCGCGCGGTTCGGCGGCTTCGACACCTGGGTGAACAACGCCGGGCAGGGCCTGTACGGCACGCTCGAACAGGTCAGCGAGGGGGACCAGCGGCGGCTGTTCGACGTGAACTTCTGGAGCCAGGTGTACGGCTCGCTCGTCGCCGTGAAGCACCTCAAGTCCCGCGGCGGGGCGCTCATCAACATCGGCAGCGTGGCGTCCGAGATGGCGTTCCCGCTACTCGGCATGTACGCGGCGACGAAGCACGCGGTGAAGGGCTTCACCGAATCGCTGCGGATGGAACTCGAGGCCGAACGCGCACCGATCTCGGTGACGCTCGTCAAGCCCACCGGCATCGACACCCCGTTCCCGCAACACGCGAAGAACTACATGGACCGGGAGCCGCGGCTGCCCGATCCGGTGTACCGCCCCGAAGAGGTCGCGGCGGCCGTTCTGCAAGCGGCGACACGCCCCGAGCGCGACGTGTACGTGGGCACGGCGGCGCGGGTGATGAGTACCGTGGGGCGCCAGGTGCCGCGGGCAATGGACCGCCTCGGCGAGCGCGTACTGATGGGCCAGGAGGTGCGCCCCGAGGCGCCGCGCAACCCCGAAGGCGCGTTGTACAAACCGGGAACGGGCGGCCGGGTTCGGGGCGAGCACCCCGGGCCGGTGCTGCCGGTGAGTGTTTACAACCGCGCCGACCGGCACCCGATCCTCGGCGGCTTGTTGCTCCTGGGCGTTGCCGGCGCGGCGGTGGCCCTTCTGAGCGGAAGTTCCCGGCGCTGA
- a CDS encoding DUF4142 domain-containing protein, with amino-acid sequence MFRTTKLFASVALIAIALGARADDKPAADQPFDDATFVKKAAIGGMYEVQVGKAVAPQAKNDDVKKFAEKMVKDHTTANEELKAAALSAGIPVPTKLDDKHQQKFESFKSYKGTNLDQDYVKDMVKDHEEDVALFTRASKEAKDAAIKNFATKTLPTLQKHLEMVKKLDK; translated from the coding sequence ATGTTTCGCACGACGAAACTGTTTGCCAGTGTTGCGCTGATCGCCATTGCCCTCGGCGCTCGGGCCGATGACAAACCGGCCGCCGATCAACCGTTCGACGACGCCACGTTCGTGAAAAAGGCCGCGATCGGCGGGATGTACGAGGTGCAGGTGGGGAAGGCGGTTGCGCCCCAAGCCAAGAACGACGACGTTAAAAAGTTCGCTGAAAAAATGGTGAAGGATCACACCACCGCGAACGAGGAACTCAAGGCCGCCGCCCTCTCCGCCGGTATCCCGGTGCCCACCAAGCTCGACGACAAGCACCAACAGAAGTTCGAGTCCTTCAAGTCCTACAAGGGCACCAACCTGGACCAGGACTATGTGAAGGACATGGTGAAGGACCACGAAGAAGACGTGGCGCTGTTCACCCGCGCGAGCAAGGAGGCGAAAGACGCGGCCATCAAGAACTTCGCGACCAAGACACTGCCCACGCTCCAGAAGCACCTCGAGATGGTGAAGAAGCTCGACAAGTAA
- a CDS encoding zinc-dependent alcohol dehydrogenase, whose amino-acid sequence MKALCWRGQKDVAVERVPDPKIINPRDAIIKITTTAICGSDLHLYDGYIPTMKAGDILGHEFMGEVVETGHAVTNLKKGDRVVVPFTIACGGCFFCKKQFYSACDNSNPTPETAEAVYGASPSALFGYSHMFGGYAGGQAEFVRVPFADVGPVKVPAHLTDEQVLFLSDIFPTGYMAAENCNIEPGDTVAVWGCGPVGLFCIKSAFLLGAARVIAIDDVEGRLKRARECGAEAVNFAHVDLLKWLEERTAGRGPDSCIDAVGLEAHGTGIAGIYDRVKAATYMATDRPTALRQAIMACRKGGTVSIPGVYGGLLDKLPMGAAFAKGLTFKMGQTHVHKYLKPLIARIERGEIDPSFVITHRYKLADAARAYKEFSTMKDECLKVVLKP is encoded by the coding sequence ATGAAAGCTCTTTGCTGGCGCGGACAAAAAGACGTGGCGGTCGAGCGCGTGCCCGACCCGAAGATCATCAACCCGCGGGACGCGATCATTAAGATCACGACGACCGCGATCTGCGGGTCGGACCTGCACCTGTACGACGGCTACATCCCGACGATGAAGGCCGGCGACATCCTCGGCCACGAGTTCATGGGCGAGGTGGTCGAGACCGGGCACGCCGTCACCAACCTCAAAAAGGGCGACCGCGTGGTGGTCCCCTTCACCATCGCGTGCGGCGGGTGCTTCTTCTGCAAGAAGCAGTTCTACTCGGCGTGCGACAACTCCAACCCGACGCCCGAGACGGCCGAGGCCGTGTACGGCGCCTCGCCGAGCGCACTGTTCGGCTATTCGCACATGTTCGGCGGGTACGCCGGCGGGCAGGCCGAGTTCGTGCGCGTCCCGTTCGCGGACGTCGGCCCGGTTAAGGTGCCCGCGCACCTCACCGACGAGCAGGTGCTGTTCCTCTCGGACATCTTCCCGACCGGCTACATGGCCGCGGAGAACTGCAACATCGAACCGGGCGACACGGTCGCCGTGTGGGGGTGCGGCCCGGTCGGGCTGTTCTGCATCAAGAGCGCGTTCCTGCTCGGCGCCGCCCGCGTCATCGCCATCGACGACGTCGAGGGGCGGCTGAAACGGGCCCGCGAGTGCGGGGCCGAGGCCGTGAACTTCGCGCACGTCGACCTGCTGAAGTGGCTGGAGGAGAGGACCGCCGGCCGCGGGCCGGATTCGTGCATCGACGCGGTCGGGCTGGAAGCGCACGGCACCGGCATCGCCGGCATCTACGACCGGGTGAAGGCGGCGACGTACATGGCGACCGACCGGCCGACCGCACTGCGCCAGGCGATCATGGCCTGCCGCAAGGGCGGCACGGTGTCGATCCCCGGCGTGTACGGCGGGCTGCTCGACAAGTTGCCGATGGGCGCCGCGTTCGCGAAGGGCCTGACCTTCAAGATGGGGCAGACCCACGTCCACAAGTACCTGAAACCGCTGATCGCGCGCATCGAACGCGGCGAAATCGACCCGTCGTTCGTCATCACGCACCGCTACAAACTGGCCGACGCGGCCCGGGCGTACAAGGAGTTCTCGACTATGAAGGACGAGTGCCTGAAGGTCGTTCTGAAGCCGTAG
- a CDS encoding AsmA-like C-terminal region-containing protein: MVTTRRVGRWALYAVGGVVAVVLLIRVGLGVYFGTTAGKELVADKIRDRIGMPVEVTSVRLGLFTSSIGLRVFDAAAPDPANAEVLAVTDAGADVSLFDLATGRVAPQKVSLRGVNLTLHVGADGQVLTTLPQTPSGGGSGQWPGVTLDDGRVTIRQDGRPEFAIQHLKLSVEPNGDGLKVAGTLDDPLWAKWTITGDVTSRGKSGSVSLATGDGPLTMDRLGSIPFVPASVWKHVQANGRGAVTLRLWTDSAAETHYSVEIKPNAAALTLPDANATLTHLTGTITVSGSKLTLAGTRAELAGGSIALDGDCDFGPEPTVAHLKVSATNLDIKQLPAEWKLPKDFEGKLKGHADLTLRMYADGRLEPDGGGSGAITGVKVLGFDSDDIPIHLRRAGTQYEFHQEKKTSGRTRPLHEPVACARNPQDKKPADPPKKDAPTTLDATIRLRDIEIAELLKKLDVKFAYKISGKVTAEAKVVVPVGGVTSQAAYQFSGTLSSPALTLEGLTVRELSAHMTYQNGKFNLTELKGLIDQPDKGAPGTLRGTLAAATSPPGDVTADLTIDNVPLGQVAKALPSFPVTVGGTVTGKVSMRAPYETISDPAGWNGSAEVSSRELVIEGRHAKDIVLSVTVAKGEAVLKEAKVTLEGIPITAGATLGLSGQYPFRATVRTTGADVTDLRKLVPEVSLPAPVEGVLQTDTAVTGALAPLAYTAKGSIKATKLKLASSTANHIDAKWELTPEKFVVSELKAEIFSGTISGSADVPFGADKSGKFEVVFKTLDAAAATELVPDVPVKVTGKVSGSVSGTIPPAKDGQARVGNLNLDVTAPKLTVQGIPADRLTGKVTVRNSVIEYELEGKTLGGSFEVNGRYPGQKKDAQPAPAKAPRGSVRLTGVDLSRIAPEMGLRSLAPLAGKVDVSFDFENDFSAGAGTVRVAGLRWNQSQLAREVTGKLTLQDGILRLADVSGRVAGGELRARAQVRPGEIGRNTFTVSLDGAEAKQLFAPISGAAGLIEGSVALAVHGRFGRATHGSGTFTLSRGKVSGAAVTELRLPFDFSTVPGGYGQLAVRDAAASAGTGRARADLTVDWGTETRVNGQVRFTDVPLRTISPELSESSFLGNGRLTGQFDLAGTNVRSADDLIGSLTAALNNASVKEIPLLQGITPFLNPIGLVKPFQAGEIRATLKGGLVRVQRIALSNPAAQVFAEGTITTAGRVDLNVVAHTGTIGPEARGLRLLGLRLPTVGPVPIGLIQDVSDFLSNRTVRLSVTGTTSNPIVRVNVGALLTEEAVRFFLSRYLPAGAAGALGVSGGFGSSK, encoded by the coding sequence ATGGTCACGACGCGTCGGGTCGGGCGGTGGGCGCTGTACGCCGTTGGCGGTGTGGTCGCGGTCGTCCTCTTGATCCGTGTGGGACTGGGGGTGTACTTCGGGACGACTGCTGGGAAGGAACTCGTCGCCGACAAGATCCGCGATCGGATCGGGATGCCGGTTGAGGTCACGAGCGTTCGGCTCGGGCTGTTCACCAGCAGCATCGGCCTTCGCGTCTTCGACGCGGCGGCCCCAGACCCTGCGAACGCCGAGGTCTTGGCGGTCACGGACGCGGGCGCGGACGTGTCGCTGTTCGATCTGGCAACGGGGCGGGTCGCGCCCCAAAAGGTCAGCCTCCGTGGCGTGAACCTGACGCTCCACGTCGGGGCCGACGGGCAGGTGCTCACCACACTCCCCCAAACACCGTCGGGGGGCGGATCGGGACAGTGGCCCGGCGTGACGCTCGACGACGGACGCGTTACCATCCGCCAGGACGGGCGCCCGGAGTTCGCCATCCAACATCTGAAGCTTAGCGTCGAACCGAACGGCGACGGCCTCAAAGTGGCCGGTACACTCGATGACCCGCTTTGGGCGAAGTGGACGATCACCGGCGACGTGACGAGTAGGGGCAAGTCCGGCTCGGTGAGCCTCGCTACCGGTGACGGACCGCTGACAATGGACCGGCTCGGCTCCATTCCCTTTGTTCCGGCCAGTGTGTGGAAACACGTCCAGGCGAATGGCCGCGGGGCGGTGACGCTGCGGCTCTGGACCGATTCGGCCGCCGAGACTCACTACTCCGTTGAGATCAAACCGAACGCGGCCGCACTCACGCTCCCCGACGCCAACGCGACCCTCACGCACCTGACCGGAACGATTACCGTTTCGGGGAGCAAATTGACCCTGGCCGGCACCCGCGCCGAGTTGGCCGGTGGGTCGATCGCTCTGGACGGGGACTGTGATTTTGGCCCCGAGCCGACGGTCGCCCACCTCAAGGTCTCGGCCACGAACCTCGACATCAAGCAGTTGCCCGCCGAGTGGAAACTGCCGAAGGATTTCGAGGGCAAGCTGAAGGGCCACGCCGATCTGACGCTGCGCATGTACGCGGACGGTCGCCTCGAACCGGACGGCGGCGGGTCCGGCGCGATCACGGGGGTGAAGGTTCTCGGGTTCGACAGCGACGATATTCCCATTCACCTGCGCCGCGCGGGGACCCAGTACGAGTTCCACCAGGAGAAGAAGACCTCGGGCCGGACGCGGCCTTTGCACGAGCCCGTCGCGTGTGCCCGAAACCCGCAGGACAAGAAGCCGGCCGACCCGCCCAAGAAAGACGCCCCCACGACGCTCGACGCCACGATCCGGCTCCGCGACATCGAAATTGCCGAGCTGTTGAAGAAGCTCGACGTGAAGTTCGCCTACAAGATCAGCGGAAAGGTCACGGCCGAGGCGAAGGTCGTCGTTCCGGTCGGCGGCGTGACCAGTCAGGCCGCGTACCAGTTCTCGGGTACGCTGTCCTCGCCGGCGCTGACGCTCGAAGGGCTGACCGTTCGCGAGCTCTCGGCGCACATGACGTATCAGAACGGCAAATTCAACCTGACCGAACTGAAGGGGCTGATCGATCAGCCCGATAAAGGGGCGCCGGGGACGCTCCGCGGCACCCTCGCCGCGGCGACCTCGCCGCCGGGTGACGTGACCGCCGATCTGACCATTGACAACGTTCCACTCGGTCAGGTGGCCAAGGCGCTGCCCAGCTTCCCGGTCACTGTGGGCGGAACGGTGACCGGGAAAGTGTCGATGAGGGCCCCGTATGAGACGATCTCCGATCCGGCCGGATGGAACGGGTCGGCGGAAGTGTCCTCGCGGGAGTTGGTCATTGAGGGGCGTCATGCGAAAGACATCGTGTTGTCAGTGACCGTCGCCAAGGGCGAAGCGGTGCTGAAAGAGGCAAAGGTCACGCTGGAGGGGATTCCGATCACCGCGGGGGCCACGCTGGGCCTGTCCGGTCAGTATCCCTTTCGCGCGACGGTGCGGACGACCGGCGCCGACGTGACCGATCTGCGGAAGCTGGTACCCGAAGTCTCGCTCCCGGCCCCGGTCGAGGGCGTCTTGCAAACCGACACGGCGGTCACGGGCGCACTCGCGCCGCTCGCGTACACCGCGAAGGGCAGCATCAAGGCAACCAAGCTCAAGCTCGCGAGTTCCACGGCGAACCATATCGACGCGAAGTGGGAACTGACGCCGGAGAAGTTCGTTGTCTCGGAACTGAAGGCCGAAATCTTCAGCGGCACCATTTCCGGTTCAGCGGACGTTCCGTTCGGAGCCGACAAGAGCGGCAAGTTCGAGGTCGTGTTTAAAACACTGGACGCCGCGGCGGCGACGGAACTCGTGCCCGACGTTCCGGTGAAGGTCACGGGCAAAGTGTCCGGCTCGGTATCGGGAACGATTCCCCCCGCGAAGGACGGGCAGGCGCGTGTCGGGAACCTCAACCTGGACGTGACCGCACCGAAACTCACGGTGCAGGGCATCCCCGCCGATCGCCTCACGGGCAAGGTGACCGTTCGCAACTCGGTCATCGAGTACGAACTGGAGGGGAAGACGCTCGGCGGCTCGTTCGAGGTCAACGGTCGCTATCCGGGCCAGAAGAAGGACGCGCAGCCGGCCCCGGCTAAGGCCCCGCGCGGGTCGGTCCGCTTGACCGGCGTCGATCTGTCCCGCATCGCTCCGGAAATGGGACTCCGCTCGCTCGCCCCGCTCGCCGGCAAGGTGGATGTCAGCTTCGATTTCGAGAACGATTTCTCGGCGGGTGCGGGGACGGTGCGGGTCGCCGGGCTCCGGTGGAACCAGTCGCAGCTCGCACGCGAAGTGACCGGCAAACTGACACTCCAGGACGGCATACTGCGACTGGCCGACGTGAGCGGTCGCGTCGCGGGTGGCGAACTCCGCGCCAGGGCTCAGGTGCGGCCCGGTGAGATCGGGCGGAACACGTTCACCGTGTCCCTGGACGGCGCGGAAGCGAAACAGTTGTTCGCACCGATCAGTGGCGCGGCGGGGCTGATCGAAGGGTCGGTCGCACTGGCCGTCCACGGGCGGTTCGGCCGCGCGACACACGGTTCGGGCACGTTCACGTTGTCCCGCGGGAAGGTGTCGGGCGCCGCGGTGACGGAACTCCGGCTCCCGTTCGATTTCTCGACCGTACCGGGCGGGTACGGGCAACTCGCGGTGCGGGACGCGGCGGCGAGCGCGGGCACCGGCCGCGCCCGGGCCGACTTGACCGTCGATTGGGGCACCGAGACGCGGGTCAACGGGCAGGTCCGGTTCACGGACGTTCCGCTCCGCACGATCTCGCCCGAACTGAGCGAAAGCTCGTTCCTGGGCAACGGTCGGTTGACGGGGCAGTTCGACCTCGCGGGCACGAACGTGCGCTCGGCCGACGACCTGATCGGATCGCTCACCGCCGCACTCAACAACGCTTCGGTCAAGGAGATTCCCCTGCTGCAAGGGATCACCCCGTTCTTGAACCCGATCGGGCTGGTGAAGCCGTTCCAGGCCGGTGAGATACGCGCTACTCTCAAGGGCGGACTGGTCCGGGTGCAGCGGATCGCGCTCTCCAACCCTGCGGCTCAGGTGTTCGCCGAGGGGACCATCACGACCGCCGGGCGCGTGGACTTGAACGTCGTGGCCCACACCGGGACGATCGGCCCCGAAGCCCGGGGGCTCCGGTTGCTGGGGCTCCGGCTCCCGACGGTCGGGCCGGTCCCGATCGGTCTGATTCAGGACGTGAGCGATTTTCTCTCGAACCGGACCGTACGCCTGTCGGTCACCGGTACAACCAGTAACCCCATCGTGCGGGTCAACGTCGGCGCGCTCTTGACTGAAGAGGCCGTCCGCTTCTTCCTCAGTCGCTACCTGCCCGCGGGAGCTGCGGGCGCGCTCGGCGTCAGCGGCGGGTTCGGTTCATCGAAGTAA
- a CDS encoding type 1 glutamine amidotransferase domain-containing protein, which produces MAELSGFRVAVLATNGFEESELTEPVKALKAADAEVSIVSLKEGEIQGVRHDEKGKKVRVDRLIGDVRADEFDGVVLPGGTMNADTMRAVPEVLAFLRSIQNTGKPIAAICHAPWELISAGLVRGRTLTSYHTLRDDIANAGGTWFDMELVEDGNWVTSRQPSDLPAFNAAMLRLFERSTATAARA; this is translated from the coding sequence ATGGCCGAGTTATCTGGGTTCCGTGTCGCCGTACTCGCGACCAACGGGTTTGAAGAGTCCGAGTTGACCGAACCGGTCAAAGCGCTCAAGGCGGCCGACGCCGAAGTCAGCATTGTCTCGCTCAAAGAGGGCGAAATTCAGGGCGTGCGGCACGACGAAAAGGGGAAGAAAGTTCGCGTCGATCGCCTGATCGGCGACGTGCGTGCCGACGAGTTCGACGGGGTCGTCCTCCCCGGCGGCACCATGAACGCCGACACCATGCGGGCCGTTCCGGAGGTGCTGGCGTTTTTGAGATCGATTCAGAACACGGGCAAACCCATTGCGGCGATCTGCCACGCGCCGTGGGAGCTGATCTCCGCGGGCCTGGTCCGCGGGCGGACGCTGACCAGCTACCACACGCTCCGCGACGACATCGCGAACGCCGGCGGCACCTGGTTCGACATGGAACTCGTTGAAGACGGGAACTGGGTCACGAGCCGCCAGCCCTCCGACCTGCCGGCATTCAACGCGGCCATGCTCCGGTTGTTCGAGCGCAGCACGGCGACCGCGGCCCGCGCGTAA
- a CDS encoding YciE/YciF ferroxidase family protein — translation MAKTLTDLFYDQLQDAYSAETQLTKALPKMARAAASDDLRAGFEQHLSETKNQVARLEKVCQQVGCKTGSNTCEAMQGLIEEGEEIIGLGLDQDAQDAGLIAAAQKVEHYEIALYGSLCSFAKKLGHQDAARILHETLEEERKTDEKLTKLAESGVNEKAHK, via the coding sequence ATGGCGAAGACCCTCACGGACCTGTTCTACGATCAGCTCCAAGACGCCTATAGTGCCGAGACGCAGCTCACGAAGGCGCTGCCGAAGATGGCCCGGGCCGCGGCGTCGGACGACCTGCGGGCCGGGTTCGAGCAGCACCTGAGCGAAACCAAGAACCAGGTCGCGCGGCTGGAAAAGGTGTGCCAGCAGGTCGGGTGCAAGACCGGCTCCAACACCTGCGAAGCCATGCAGGGGCTGATCGAGGAGGGCGAGGAGATCATCGGCCTGGGGCTCGATCAAGACGCCCAGGACGCCGGCCTGATCGCCGCCGCGCAAAAGGTGGAGCACTATGAGATCGCCCTGTACGGGTCGCTCTGCTCCTTCGCCAAGAAGCTCGGCCACCAGGACGCCGCACGGATCCTCCACGAAACGCTCGAAGAGGAGCGGAAGACCGACGAGAAGCTCACGAAGCTCGCCGAGAGCGGCGTGAACGAGAAGGCGCACAAGTGA
- a CDS encoding SDR family NAD(P)-dependent oxidoreductase: protein MNRTLLLTALGVGGYLAYRAFKPRYDFAGKHVLITGGSRGLGLVLARHLARSGARLSICSRDPNELRRAFADLTEYGTHVVAIECDVTDRDRVREFVAVARQRNGPIDVLINNAGVIRVGPEEEMRTADYEQSLLTHFWAPLYTTLEVLPEMKARQCGRIVNIASIGGKIAVPHLLPYSVGKFALVGFSDGLRAEVVRHGITVTTVCPGLMRTGSHLNAEFKGRHDEEYAWFALGNSLPGFSMGADTAAQKILAACARGDAEAVLGLPAKFAVAARAVCPNFVADALALVNGVLMPQPGGIGPDIRRGRDSRRLLPNFVTTLTDRAAAANNELHAAAVPPSLPGNT, encoded by the coding sequence ATGAACCGCACGCTGCTGCTCACGGCTCTCGGGGTCGGCGGATACCTGGCGTACCGCGCATTCAAACCGCGGTACGACTTCGCCGGGAAACACGTCCTCATCACCGGCGGGTCGCGCGGGCTGGGCCTGGTGTTGGCCCGCCACCTCGCCCGTTCCGGGGCACGGTTATCAATCTGTAGCCGCGATCCGAACGAACTCCGGCGGGCCTTCGCCGATCTCACGGAGTACGGCACTCACGTCGTCGCGATCGAATGCGACGTGACCGACCGCGACCGGGTACGGGAGTTCGTCGCGGTCGCCCGTCAGCGCAACGGCCCGATCGACGTACTCATCAACAACGCCGGTGTGATCCGCGTCGGGCCCGAAGAGGAAATGCGGACCGCTGATTACGAGCAGTCACTGCTGACGCACTTCTGGGCGCCCCTCTACACAACGCTGGAAGTCCTCCCCGAGATGAAAGCCCGGCAGTGCGGGCGGATCGTCAACATCGCGTCGATCGGTGGGAAGATCGCCGTCCCGCACCTGCTCCCGTATTCGGTGGGCAAGTTCGCACTCGTGGGGTTCTCGGACGGGCTCCGGGCCGAGGTGGTCCGGCACGGGATCACCGTGACCACCGTGTGTCCCGGCCTGATGCGCACCGGGAGCCACCTGAACGCCGAGTTCAAGGGGCGGCACGACGAGGAGTACGCCTGGTTCGCACTCGGGAACAGCCTCCCCGGCTTCTCGATGGGCGCCGACACCGCCGCGCAAAAGATCCTCGCGGCGTGCGCAAGAGGCGATGCGGAAGCGGTCCTCGGTCTGCCCGCTAAGTTCGCGGTGGCGGCGCGGGCGGTGTGCCCGAACTTCGTTGCCGACGCTCTCGCGCTCGTCAACGGTGTCCTCATGCCCCAACCCGGCGGTATCGGCCCGGACATCCGCCGCGGCCGCGACAGCCGGCGCCTCTTACCGAACTTCGTGACGACGCTCACGGACCGGGCCGCCGCCGCAAACAACGAACTGCACGCGGCCGCGGTTCCCCCGTCGCTACCGGGCAACACATAA
- a CDS encoding SRPBCC family protein: MAATLLTTAVKSAAGSGSRVARAVDRLPPARTNLSSTERWLSLAAGGTVAGLCLTGRTPPVLSTIIGTGLIYRALTGSCPCYRALGVNTAGSTKPRTAVPAGHGTRVEHAVTVNKPVADVYRFWRDFENLPRFMTHLIDVDATTDGRSHWIARGPLGTAVEWDAEIVTDVPNQVIAWRSLDGADVDTAGSVHFVELPHNRGTEVRVALKYDPPAGKVGTALATLVGKSPESQIKADMRHFRELMEAGEIPTIKGQPHGE; this comes from the coding sequence ATGGCGGCAACTCTACTGACCACGGCGGTAAAATCGGCCGCCGGGTCCGGCTCGCGCGTCGCGCGGGCGGTCGATCGGCTCCCACCGGCCCGCACCAACCTGAGCAGCACCGAACGGTGGCTGTCACTGGCCGCGGGCGGAACCGTCGCTGGTCTGTGCCTCACGGGCCGCACGCCCCCGGTCCTCTCGACCATCATCGGAACCGGGCTGATCTACCGCGCCCTGACCGGCAGCTGCCCGTGCTACCGGGCGCTCGGCGTGAACACGGCGGGCTCGACGAAGCCGCGGACCGCGGTCCCGGCCGGCCACGGTACGCGGGTGGAACACGCGGTAACGGTGAACAAGCCGGTCGCGGACGTGTACCGGTTCTGGCGCGACTTCGAAAACCTGCCCCGCTTCATGACGCACCTGATCGACGTGGACGCGACCACCGACGGGCGTTCCCACTGGATCGCCCGCGGGCCGCTCGGGACCGCGGTCGAGTGGGACGCCGAGATCGTGACCGATGTGCCCAACCAGGTGATCGCCTGGCGGTCCCTGGACGGCGCCGACGTAGACACCGCCGGCTCGGTCCACTTCGTCGAGCTGCCGCACAACCGCGGCACGGAAGTTCGCGTCGCGCTCAAGTACGACCCGCCGGCCGGGAAAGTCGGGACCGCCCTCGCAACGCTCGTCGGTAAATCACCGGAATCACAGATCAAGGCCGATATGCGGCACTTCAGGGAACTGATGGAAGCCGGCGAGATCCCCACCATCAAGGGGCAACCGCACGGGGAGTGA
- a CDS encoding polysaccharide biosynthesis/export family protein, with translation MGKSIRLGLPAGLILLVAAGCSTVGESLGFSSPANPLSKDAKAIRDTAPVPAPVPRELALELLPTHVVEPGDTLLVQPVELDSPLRLPPDQVVQPDGTVDLGKYGRPVVAGKTLVDVEVIVREAIKAKEKTVVPITVRQLTRPGKVFYVLGEVNAPGAFPITGRDTVLSAITQAGGPTKRASPQNIILARPTTPEGCRVVYPVCYTNIVQLGDTTTNYQLHPGDRIFVPSKGTFEGVLPARCQKDGPCNRPQLSCFGAACTAAGCGPQIVVPDASATGPRQ, from the coding sequence ATGGGCAAGTCCATCCGTCTGGGGCTTCCGGCCGGTCTCATCCTGCTCGTTGCGGCGGGGTGTTCGACGGTCGGTGAATCACTCGGCTTTTCCTCGCCGGCGAACCCGTTGAGCAAGGACGCGAAGGCGATCCGCGATACGGCGCCGGTCCCCGCCCCCGTGCCGCGGGAACTGGCGCTGGAGCTCCTGCCGACGCACGTCGTGGAACCCGGCGACACGTTACTGGTTCAGCCCGTCGAACTCGACTCGCCGTTGCGACTGCCGCCGGACCAGGTGGTGCAGCCGGACGGGACCGTCGATCTCGGTAAGTACGGCCGCCCGGTGGTGGCCGGGAAGACACTGGTGGACGTTGAGGTGATCGTGCGCGAGGCGATCAAGGCGAAGGAGAAGACCGTCGTTCCGATCACGGTGCGGCAACTCACGCGGCCCGGGAAGGTCTTCTACGTCCTCGGCGAAGTGAACGCGCCGGGCGCGTTCCCGATTACCGGCCGCGACACGGTCCTCTCCGCGATCACACAGGCCGGCGGGCCGACGAAGCGGGCGTCGCCGCAGAACATCATTCTGGCCCGCCCGACCACGCCCGAGGGCTGCCGGGTCGTCTACCCGGTGTGTTACACGAACATCGTGCAACTCGGCGACACCACGACGAACTACCAACTGCACCCCGGCGACCGCATCTTCGTACCGAGCAAGGGCACCTTCGAAGGCGTGCTACCCGCCCGGTGCCAGAAGGACGGGCCGTGCAACCGGCCGCAGCTCTCGTGCTTCGGTGCCGCGTGTACGGCGGCCGGGTGCGGACCGCAAATCGTTGTGCCGGACGCTTCAGCAACGGGGCCGCGCCAGTGA